From a single Miscanthus floridulus cultivar M001 chromosome 8, ASM1932011v1, whole genome shotgun sequence genomic region:
- the LOC136469506 gene encoding uncharacterized protein, with amino-acid sequence MAKLEHRVESAYRESQARVAEASVVQAEEQRAAERMTATERGLEATKVRQAKTKAGLQTSLANIEAVLQEALAALEPERAALESTQKALEAKQRARSEVDWEVLTLRDQVMGMEDASARLHEQAARQAEDLSTLEASCVELGEKVKALERDLETTKANFSRNVEELAKSHEERCALEGELGQIRNAASSSS; translated from the exons ATGGCCAAGCTTGAGCACCGGGTGGAGTCTGCTTACCGCGAGTCCCAGGCTCGGGTGGCCGAGGCGTCTGTGGTGCAGGCGGAGGAGCAGCGTGCGGCAGAGCGGATGACTGCTACCGAGCGAGGGCTCGAGGCGACAAAGGTCCGCCAGGCAAAGACTAAGGCAGGGCTACAGACGTCCCTGGCAAACATCGAGGCAGTGCTCCAAGAGGCCTTGGcagcccttgagccagagcgaGCCGCCCTGGAGTCGAcacagaaggccctggaggcgAAGCAGAGGGCCCGGTCGGAGGTGGATTGGGAGGTGCTCACGCTCcgggaccaggtgatggggatggaggacgcgagtgcccggCTGCATGAGCAGGCGGCTCggcaggcagaggatctctccacccttgaggcctcttGTGTCG agctgggtgaaaaggtgaaggcgctggagcgagacctggagacGACCAAGGCGAACTTCAGCCGGAATGtcgaggagctagccaagtcccatgaggagcgatgtgctctcgaagGGGAGCTCGGCCAGATCCGCAATGCTGCTAGCTCGTCATCTTGA